From the genome of Populus trichocarpa isolate Nisqually-1 chromosome 15, P.trichocarpa_v4.1, whole genome shotgun sequence, one region includes:
- the LOC7462520 gene encoding (-)-isopiperitenol/(-)-carveol dehydrogenase, mitochondrial, whose protein sequence is MAETSSTPSDNNKLAGKVAIITGGASGIGEATARLFAQHGALIVVIADIQDELGHQVATSIGQQKCSYMHCDVTDEEQVKSLVEWTVKNFGRLDIMFSNAGILGSSDQTILNLDLSGFDRLFAINARGMATCVKHAARVMVEHRLRGSIVCTASVAASNGGRRRTDYHMSKHAVLGLVRSASMQLGVHGIRVNCVSPYGLVTPMTLHAHRKGVEELENMYETNMSLKGAALTAKHVADAVLFLACNDSEMVTGHDLLVDGGYRIQ, encoded by the coding sequence ATGGCAGAAACCTCGTCGACACCGTCCGATAACAATAAGCTAGCAGGCAAAGTGGCAATAATCACAGGCGGCGCAAGTGGAATTGGCGAAGCCACTGCCCGTCTTTTTGCCCAGCACGGTGCTCTTATCGTGGTTATTGCTGATATCCAAGATGAATTAGGCCACCAAGTAGCTACATCAATTGGACAACAGAAGTGTAGCTACATGCACTGTGATGTTACTGATGAAGAGCAAGTGAAGTCATTAGTGGAGTGGACGGTCAAGAATTTTGGTCGGCTCGACATAATGTTCAGCAATGCCGGAATTCTTGGTAGCTCAGATCAGACCATCCTAAATCTTGATCTTTCAGGATTTGACCGTCTATTTGCAATCAATGCACGTGGAATGGCCACCTGCGTTAAGCATGCTGCTCGCGTAATGGTTGAGCACCGCCTGAGAGGAAGCATAGTGTGCACGGCTAGCGTGGCTGCTAGCAATGGAGGCAGAAGGCGAACTGACTACCACATGTCAAAGCACGCCGTGCTAGGGCTGGTAAGATCAGCAAGCATGCAGCTGGGGGTGCACGGCATTAGGGTGAACTGCGTCTCCCCATATGGGCTGGTGACGCCGATGACACTCCACGCGCACAGGAAGGGTGTGGAGGAGCTTGAGAACATGTATGAGACCAATATGAGCTTGAAAGGAGCGGCTTTGACAGCAAAACATGTGGCAGATGCTGTGCTTTTTCTTGCATGCAATGATTCAGAAATGGTCACTGGGCATGATCTTCTGGTTGATGGAGGATATCGAAttcaatga